Proteins encoded together in one Coffea arabica cultivar ET-39 chromosome 2c, Coffea Arabica ET-39 HiFi, whole genome shotgun sequence window:
- the LOC113731216 gene encoding zinc finger CCCH domain-containing protein 19, which translates to MGDDGETFSSNINKPSPEQASEKQIIEEKKLIGEEEIDNAEQCEFVPNSDDSNVPCKESEVLALGAELESQVVAQEKEASLEGRLEGAEDMHGAVAADIVAEAKVEAEVVVGGGERLVAEEVLVAESNVEFLEEKIGGENSDIHSGEKSVMDAEAHLQVLAEETPVWDVDAELEKVVGGGENVSAIIDHTLSGSAVVAAEEVEGMIEPVDFPEATAGDEEKNVSLAGDVREAKEVVEPGNLVVEEAAAGDDEKNASVVGAQSVAAVDEAKKVIQTGDIQVEEATVSDEGKDASILGVKSVAAVGEVEEVKEVVETGEFEVENTTVGDAGKDASNIAISSQLDSAESVAARSNDVVVDEAVAMVGGEKPPAWPDNLQSSPNESVTVEQDAEMVVIPVESSAVVTGEEKEELPDGKEVMVDEIVKTEIKVDMEISTSAAEVTEGENIMGSHGLQLDDNEPPNSAKEEVDKEISISEETGIVGDAAMDDIKKMEDSKSGVAEEESLVANAEMDEKKQMAAPENSVPNDLEFVGQQSVVTVTIEQNKENIQEEGIPTADTEMEKKIEAEMEKEIEAEMVTTRVSDVESNAKIDDSVSVPQDEEDEDMVAEEGSALAETELETETDVGESSKAAGEKRKRGKNSKNLTNSKIGGRAQKLMDEDVCFICFDGGDLVLCDRRGCPKAYHPSCVNRDEAFFRAKGKWNCGWHICSTCQKNAYYMCLTCPFALCKGCVKDAVFLCVRGNKGFCETCMRIVKLIESDDKDTNNVQIDFDDKSSWEYLFKDYYTDLKSKLCISSAEIAKAKNPWKGSDVSAVKEGSPEAAVVTCNAGGSGTEYSGENPEASKPKRKKGKKRLRSVANEEESAGAVVRGGGEDISSPGKTEWASEELLEFVVHMKNGDKSVLSQFDVQALLLEYIRRNKLRDPRKKSQIICDTRLENLFGKPRVGHFEMLKLLESHFLIKEDAYTEDNQGSVVDTEVNQLDVDENAETPTKGNKERKRKIRKKVDNRGTLANRYDYAAIDIHNINLIYLRRKLMEDLIEDVDEFQHKVIGTFVRIRISGNTQKQDLYRLVQVVGTSKAAEPYKVGKRTTDMMLEILNLNKTEIVSIDTISNQDFTEEECKRLRQSIKCGLLNRMTVGDILDKAMEIQAARVNDWLESETLRLSHLRDRASDMGRRKELRECVEKLQILKAPEERLRRLEEIPKIHSDPKMDPNHESEEDDSDTDDNRREVFQKTSNSGFTRRGRAPISPRSDYSPKDSHNGGNFSDKNREPNRTIFSKNLSIASEDASDNQSGSMVNEDIWNQGREKNREELNNLVNLSQHTKSDIAGFNSMASVNLSVSLPAKEAETVVKINETQKAWHYQDPSGKVQGPFSMAQLRKWSNTGYFPADLRIWRAIEKQDESILLTDALAGKLHKETSGDSKFVAASGKTSETSLLLSRENSFGERSNGEQHREAQTFHLDISKGLIAPPAEVPKLSTEKWTRTNLSNLPSPTPKHGNTVETGEHGGTLIGGTSYAGGIQSPAAALPQLGNLPSVHGSVLNSREQLMNSLENDSVVSGIRFGQATNSEQNIVGSVNSSQIPSLAATGEPRTLEEHGHHPAQTNGSHPIQSGNNQTPRIESHGWLGPPTQKVEPSNFVPMPGQSHGYGPWGVISPQAQNPTGNFATTGAPALPQPEFWGPPAQSNQPNMQTPAMPNLAWGTGLIENNSSASVLRSENSSTGWAPVQTNPNMGWTGVAPGTTNISWGATVQVPAPGSANHGWASASGNVGSSVQGQMPSNVISGWVAAPGNSGVQGMVLGGANPGWIAPGGNVGSAVQVPVPGNGWAMQTGNQGAPVQVAPSGNTSQGWGAPPGNQGTWGSSGQKDKGSQVGDSGFGDSRPKGPQVGDSGYGNRRPWNRQSSFGSRGRVPDRYSAPRDVLCPYNTNGKCRKGSHCNYIHEG; encoded by the exons ATGGGAGACGATGGAGAAACGTTTTCGTCGaatataaataaaccctcgccTGAACAAGCTAGTGAAAAGCAGATAATCGAAGAGAAAAAATTGATTGGTGAAGAAGAAATAGACAACGCCGAACAATGTGAATTTGTTCCTAATTCAGATGACTCAAATGTGCCATGTAAAGAGAGCGAAGTGTTGGCGCTAGGTGCCGAATTGGAGAGCCAGGTGGTGGCACAGGAGAAGGAGGCCTCCTTAGAAGGCAGACTCGAAGGGGCAGAGGACATGCATGGAGCGGTCGCGGCGGATATTGTTGCCGAAGCCAAAGTGGAGGCCGAGGTGGTGGTTGGTGGTGGAGAGAGATTGGTAGCGGAGGAAGTTCTAGTGGCGGAGTCAAACGTGGAGTTTTTGGAGGAAAAGATCGGTGGAGAGAACTCTGATATTCATAGTGGCGAGAAATCGGTGATGGATGCAGAAGCCCACTTGCAGGTGCTGGCAGAGGAAACTCCTGTCTGGGACGTTGACGCGGAATTGGAGAAGGTGGTGGGCGGAGGGGAAAATGTTTCTGCTATCATTGATCATACGCTTTCCGGTTCTGCAGTGGTTGCGGCTGAAGAGGTCGAAGGAATGATTGAGCCAGTGGACTTTCCAGAGGCGACTGCAGGTGATGAAGAGAAGAATGTTTCTCTCGCTGGCGACGTCAGGGAGGCCAAAGAAGTGGTTGAGCCAGGGAACTTAGTAGTAGAGGAGGCAGCTGCAGGTGATGATGAGAAGAATGCCTCCGTTGTAGGTGCTCAGTCGGTGGCTGCAGTTGACGAGGCCAAAAAAGTGATTCAGACAGGGGACATTCAAGTGGAGGAGGCAACTGTTAGTGATGAAGGGAAGGATGCCTCTATACTAGGTGTCAAGTCTGTGGCTGCTGTTGGAGAGGTTGAAGAGGTCAAAGAAGTGGTTGAGACGGGGGAATTTGAAGTGGAGAACACAACTGTAGGTGATGCAGGGAAGGATGCATCTAACATAGCCATTTCTTCCCAACTTGATAGTGCCGAATCTGTTGCTGCAAGGAGCAATGATGTGGTGGTTGACGAAGCTGTGGCCATGGTTGGAGGAGAAAAGCCGCCTGCTTGGCCAGACAATTTGCAATCAAGCCCTAATGAATCAGTCACAGTTGAGCAAGATGCAGAAATGGTGGTGATACCCGTGGAATCTTCTGCAGTGGTGACAGGAGAGGAGAAAGAGGAGTTACCTGACGGTAAAGAAGTAATGGTAGATGAGATTGTGAAAACCGAGATTAAGGTGGACATGGAGATATCCACTTCGGCCGCTGAGGTAACTGAAGGTGAAAATATTATGGGTTCACATGGTTTACAATTGGATGATAATGAACCTCCAAATTCAGCTAAAGAAGAGGTGGATAAAGAGATAAGTATTAGTGAGGAGACAGGTATTGTAGGCGACGCAGCAATGGATGacataaaaaaaatggaagatagtAAGAGTGGGGTGGCGGAGGAGGAAAGTCTTGTAGCCAATGCGGAGATGGATGAAAAGAAGCAAATGGCAGCACCTGAAAATTCTGTGCCAAATGATTTGGAGTTTGTTGGTCAACAGTCAGTGGTTACAGTTACTATTGAGCAAAATAAGGAAAATattcaagaggaggggattCCAACTGCGGACACTGAAATGGAGAAGAAGATTGAGGCTGAAATGGAGAAAGAGATTGAGGCTGAAATGGTGACTACTAGGGTTAGTGATGTTGAGTCCAATGCTAAAATAGATGATTCAGTGTCTGTTCCACAAgatgaggaagatgaagacatgGTTGCTGAGGAGGGATCTGCTCTGGCAGAGACGGAATTGGAAACTGAAACAGATGTTGGGGAGTCAAGCAAGGCTGCTGGAGAGAAGCGCAAGAGGGGGAAGAATTCTAAAAATTTGACTAATTCTAAAATTGGAGGAAGAGCTCAAAAGCTAATGGATGAGGATGTTTGTTTCATTTGCTTTGATGGGGGGGACCTTGTGCTGTGTGACCGGCG GGGTTGCCCCAAGGCATATCATCCTTCTTGTGTTAATCGGGATGAGGCATTCTTCCGTGCAAAGGGCAAATGGAATTGTG GTTGGCATATTTGTAGCACTTGTCAAAAGAATGCCTATTACATGTGTCTTACCTGTCCTTTTGCCTTGTGCAAAGGATGTGTGAAAGATGCTGTTTTCTTATGTGTCCGAGGAAATAAAGGCTTTTGTGAGACATGCATGAGGATTGTCAAGCTAATTGAAAGCGATGACAAAGACACTAACAAT GTTcagattgattttgatgataaGAGTAGCTGGGAGTATCTCTTCAAGGATTACTACACagatttgaaatccaaattgtGTATATCATCAGCTGAAATTGCCAAGGCCAAAAATCCCTGGAAGGGTTCTGATGTATCAGCAGTCAAGGAAGGGTCACCTGAGGCTGCTGTAGTAACTTGCAATGCTGGAGGTTCTGGTACAGAATATTCTGGTGAGAATCCTGAAGCGAGTAAACCAAAGAGGAAAAAGGGTAAGAAACGGTTAAGATCTGTTGCTAATGAAGAGGAATCTGCTGGTGCGGTTGTGAGAGGAGGTGGTGAAGACATTTCTTCACCAGGCAAGACTGAATGGGCATCGGAAGAACTTCTGGAATTTGTTGTGCACATGAAAAATGGTGATAAATCTGTTCTGTCTCAATTTGATGTTCAGGCTCTCCTGCTTGAATATATCAGAAGGAACAAACTTCGTGATCCTCGCAAGAAAAGTCAAATTATTTGCGATACGAGACTTGAAAATCTTTTTGGAAAGCCCCGTGTCGGTCATTTTGAAATGTTAAAACTCCTTGAATCTCACTTTCTTATTAAAGAGGATGCTTATACGGAGGATAATCAAGGGAGTGTTGTTGATACTGAAGTGAACCAGCTGGATGTTGATGAGAATGCTGAAACACCTACAAAGGGGAATAAAGAGAGGAAacgaaaaataagaaaaaaggtTGACAATAGAGGAACTTTAGCTAACCGTTATGACTATGCAGCAATTGATATTCATAATATTAACTTAATTTACTTGCGGCGAAAGTTGATGGAAGACCTTATTGAAGATGTTGACGAGTTCCAGCACAAAGTTATTGGTACTTTTGTGCGAATAAGAATTTCTGGTAACACTCAAAAACAGGACCTTTACAGGCTGGTGCAAGTTGTGG GTACGAGCAAAGCGGCTGAGCCGTATAAAGTTGGCAAAAGGACAACTGATATGATGTTGGAGATATTAAATTTAAACAAGACAGAGATTGTATCCATTGATACAATTTCTAATCAAGACTTCACTGAG GAAGAATGCAAGCGACTACGCCAAAGTATAAAATGTGGACTACTTAACAGAATGACTGTG GGTGACATTCTTGACAAGGCCATGGAAATACAGGCAGCTAGAGTGAATGAT TGGCTGGAGTCAGAAACACTCCGACTTAGTCATCTTCGTGATCGAGCAAGTGATATGGGGCGTAGAAAGGA GCTTAGAGAATGTGTCGAGAAATTACAGATTCTGAAGGCACCTGAGGAGCGCTTGCGTAGATTAGAGGAAATTCCAAAAATACATTCTGATCCTAAAATGGatccaaatcatgagtcagAGGAAGATGACAGTGATACTGATGATAATAGACGAG AAGTTTTCCAGAAAACCAGTAACTCTGGCTTTACCAGGCGTGGAAGGGCACCAATTTCTCCTCGGAGCGATTATTCTCCTAAAGATTCTCATAATGGAGGTAATTTTTCAGACAAGAATCGGGAACCAAACAGAACCATATTCAGTAAAAATTTGTCAATCGCTAGTGAGGATGCCAGTGACAATCAAAGTGGCAGTATGGTGAATGAGGATATATGGAATCAAGGAAGAGAGAAAAACCGTGAAGAATTGAATAATTTGGTGAATCTCAGTCAACATACTAAGTCTGATATTGCTGGATTTAATTCTATGGCATCAGTAAATTTATCAGTATCTCTCCCAGCTAAGGAAGCAGAAACTGTTGTGAAAATTAATGAGACGCAAAAGGCATGGCATTACCAGGATCCATCTGGGAAAGTTCAAGGACCATTTTCTATGGCACAGTTGCGTAAATGGAGCAACACTGGATACTTCCCTGCTGATTTGAGAATTTGGAGAGCTATTGAAAAACAAGATGAGTCTATACTTTTGACTGATGCATTGGCTGGAAAGCTCCACAAGGAGACCTCAGGAGACAGTAAATTTGTAGCAGCATCTGGGAAAACTTCTGAAACATCCTTGCTTCTATCTCGAGAAAATTCATTTGGAGAAAGATCAAATGGTGAACAGCATCGTGAGgctcaaacttttcatttggaCATATCGAAGGGCTTAATTGCTCCACCTGCTGAGGTCCCGAAACTTTCTACAGAAAAGTGGACCAGGACTAACTTGTCTAATCTTCCTTCTCCCACTCCAAAACATGGTAATACAGTTGAGACTGGAGAACATGGGGGTACTCTCATTGGTGGAACTTCGTATGCTGGTGGCATCCAATCACCTGCTGCAGCTTTGCCACAGCTCGGGAATCTTCCTTCTGTGCATGGTTCAGTTCTTAATTCCAGGGAGCAGTTAATGAACAGTCTTGAAAATGATTCTGTTGTTTCTGGTATTAGGTTTGGTCAAGCTACTAATTCTGAACAGAATATTGTAGGTTCTGTTAATTCTTCACAAATTCCCTCATTAGCTGCAACAGGGGAACCACGTACACTGGAGGAGCACGGCCATCATCCTGCTCAAACCAATGGTTCTCATCCAATTCAATCTGGAAATAATCAGACTCCTCGCATTGAAAGTCATGGTTGGTTGGGGCCTCCTACTCAAAAGGTTGAACCAAGTAATTTTGTTCCTATGCCTGGACAATCCCATGGTTATGGTCCCTGGGGTGTTATTTCACCTCAAGCTCAGAATCCCACTGGCAATTTTGCAACCACAGGTGCTCCTGCTTTGCCTCAGCCTGAGTTTTGGGGCCCTCCAGCTCAGAGTAATCAACCTAATATGCAGACCCCGGCAATGCCCAATCTAGCTTGGGGCACAGGCCTGATAGAGAACAACTCTTCTGCTTCGGTGTTGAGATCTGAGAATTCAAGTACAGGCTGGGCGCCGGTTCAAACAAACCCAAACATGGGTTGGACTGGGGTAGCACCAGGAACTACAAACATTAGTTGGGGAGCTACTGTTCAAGTGCCGGCTCCTGGTAGTGCAAATCATGGTTGGGCTAGCGCTTCGGGGAATGTAGGATCTTCCGTCCAAGGGCAGATGCCAAGTAATGTAATTTCTGGGTGGGTTGCAGCACCTGGGAACTCTGGAGTTCAGGGAATGGTCCTTGGGGGTGCAAACCCTGGTTGGATTGCTCCAGGTGGGAATGTTGGATCTGCTGTTCAAGTTCCAGTACCAGGGAATGGATGGGCGATGCAAACTGGAAATCAAGGGGCTCCTGTTCAAGTGGCACCATCAGGGAACACAAGCCAAGGTTGGGGTGCTCCGCCTGGGAACCAGGGAACATGGGGGAGTTCGGGTCAAAAGGACAAAGGGTCTCAGGTAGGCGATTCTGGTTTTGGTGACAGCAGGCCCAAGGGTCCTCAGGTTGGAGATTCTGGTTATGGAAATCGCAGGCCATGGAATAGGCAGTCATCTTTTGGCAGTAGAGGACGAGTACCCGATCGTTACAGTGCTCCCAGAGACGTACTGTGTCCATACAATACGAATGGGAAGTGTAGGAAAGGGTCTCATTGTAATTATATTCATGAAGGGTGA
- the LOC140035077 gene encoding protein FMP32, mitochondrial-like, whose translation MAAACKRLTHCGLSKLRGRNTFTAPNSASVNKLQSNCSPVNFYGSLSSSDSSANRFDIRHISQLAKPNGNRAFLVDTLKLVRSLEAQGVPPKQAEAITSAITEVLNDSLENVGHSFLSKAEMQKAEMLHEANLSNFKAEVQSSQDNHFSLLQRETEKLHNDIEKMRSELRYEIDKVTAGQRLDLNLERGRLRDELAKQSSETTNLTNKLDREIHALRAQLEAAKYDVMRYCIGTLASITAVGLAVIRIITAADKK comes from the exons ATGGCGGCGGCTTGCAAGCGCTTAACTCATTGCGGATTATCCAAATTGCGAGGCCGCAATACGTTTACAGCGCCTAATTCTGCTTCTGTAAATAAGCTTCAGTCTAACTGCTCTCCCGTCAATTTCTACGGTTCGTTGTCCTCCTCAGATTCCTCCGCTAACCGTTTTGATATCAGGCATATCTCTCAGCTTGCCAAACCTAATGGAAACCGTGCCTTTCTCGTTGATACGTTAAAGCTG GTTAGGAGTTTGGAAGCACAAGGTGTACCTCCGAAGCAAGCCGAAGCAATCACCTCTGCTATTACTGAGGTTCTGAATGATAGCCTGGAAAATGTAGGTCATTCGTTTCTCTCAAAAGCTGAAATGCAGAAG GCAGAGATGTTACATGAAGCTAATCTGTCCAACTTTAAAGCTGAAGTACAGAGTTCCCAG GACAATCATTTTTCTTTGCTGCAACGTGAGACTGAAAAGCTACATAACGATATTGAAAAGATGCGCAGTGAACTGAG GTATGAGATTGATAAGGTCACTGCAGGCCAGCGTCTGGATTTAAATCTCGAGAGAGG GCGTTTACGTGATGAGCTTGCCAAGCAGAGTTCGGAAACAACCAATCTTACTAACAAGCTTGACCGG GAGATTCATGCTTTGAGGGCCCAACTTGAAGCAGCAAAGTACGATGTTATGAGATATTGTATAGGTACCCTGGCATCCATCACTGCTGTTGGGTTAGCTGTAATTCGAATCATTACCGCTGCTGACAAGAAGTAA
- the LOC140035078 gene encoding GATA transcription factor 5-like has protein sequence MDCMEAKALKSSLLSDIGGMKSSQQQGFVDDIWCVTGLNNVSCDDFSVDDLLDFSDKDFKDGPLKEDEDFKDTLSLSSSQHHHHHRNSNFSSFSETDDFGSLLAAELAVPAEEMENLEWLSQFVDDSRSEVSLLCPAGSFKDNKGRLTEKWSEPAVHMIRVPCFPLHVPVKPRSKRSRPNGRVWSGSPSLTTTESSSTSSSSYGSSALSPFILSNPVQDSEMLSSVEKPPAKKHKKKPATDTGSGSIGSQTSRRCSHCQVNKTPQWRTGPLGPKTLCNACGVRYKSGRLFPEYRPACSPTFSQEVHSNSHRKVLEMRRKKEATGHVEAGLTPMVSSF, from the exons ATGGATTGCATGGAAGCAAAAGCTTTGAAATCCAGTCTGCTTTCGGATATAGGCGGGATGAAATCAAGCCAACAACAAGGTTTTGTTGATGATATATGGTGTGTGACTGGACTCAACAACGTTTCCTGTGATGATTTTTCGGTTGATGATCTTCTTGACTTCTCTGATAAAGATTTTAAGGATGGCCCTCTTAAGGAAGATGAAGATTTTAAGGACACCCTTTCCCTCTCTTCTTCgcaacatcatcatcatcaccgCAACTCcaatttttcatctttttccGAAACTGACGACTTTGGCTCATTACTGGCCGCCGAGCTTGCTGTTCCG GCAGAAGAAATGGAGAATCTGGAGTGGTTATCTCAATTTGTCGATGATTCCCGTTCAGAAGTATCTCTGTTATGTCCCGCCGGAAGTTTCAAGGACAACAAGGGAAGATTGACGGAAAAATGGTCTGAACCGGCGGTTCATATGATTAGAGTGCCATGTTTTCCTTTGCACGTTCCGGTTAAACCGAGAAGCAAACGGTCGAGGCCAAATGGCAGAGTTTGGTCAGGGTCGCCTTCTTTGACTACAACCGAGTCGTCTTCGACGTCGTCGTCATCATACGGGTCGTCCGCGTTGTCTCCTTTTATTTTATCGAACCCGGTTCAGGACAGTGAAATGCTCTCCAGCGTTGAAAAACCCCCGGCTAAGAAGCATAAGAAGAAACCGGCTACCGACACCGGTTCGGGATCGATTGGTTCGCAGACGTCACGTCGGTGCAGTCATTGCCAGGTTAATAAGACGCCACAATGGCGAACCGGTCCTTTGGGTCCCAAAACGTTATGCAACGCATGCGGGGTGCGGTATAAGTCCGGTCGGCTTTTTCCTGAGTACAGACCGGCTTGTAGTCCGACGTTCTCTCAAGAGGTTCACTCGAATAGCCACCGAAAAGTTTTGGAAATGCGGCGGAAGAAGGAGGCGACCGGCCATGTAGAGGCCGGCTTGACCCCAATGGTTTCGAGTTTTTGA